The Penicillium oxalicum strain HP7-1 chromosome VI, whole genome shotgun sequence genome window below encodes:
- a CDS encoding NADH-ubiquinone oxidoreductase 29.9 kDa subunit encodes MRSTLRLLANVKPRYLEPFAPTGLTGLTTHPSPRPTLIYLYTTTLQKLSRFPESSAYRQSVEALTRHRLQIVESQKPPGFEQWLERVKKTVGAEPERFAQLQRSDGTFAYVGSQEANGMDDPRGAEWNGEGASPMTEGPARTPQETAEWQKIIEESSSTSAKADADFYETEMTWENEPALEAEQISQIEHKIGAGLIEEVIQVAEAELKLTDELYKAKVWEELEEKPAPGQWSYFERGN; translated from the exons ATGCGGTCTACACTCCGGCTTCTGGCCAATGTCAAGCCTCGGTATCTGGAGCCTTTTGCTCCAACCGGATTGACCGGTCTCACCACCCACCCGAGCCCGCGCCCGACTTTGATCTACCTCTACACTACAACGCTCCAGAAGCTGTCCCGGTTCCCCGAATCGTCTGCCTATCGCCAGTCCGTTGAAGCCCTGACTCGACACCGTCTCCAGATTGTCGAGTCTCAGAAGCCCCCCGGCTTTGAGCAATGGTTGGAGCGTGTGAAGAAAACCGTCGGTGCTGAGCCTGAGCGATTCGCCCAATTGCAGCGCTCTGATGGCACCTTCGCCTATGTCGGCTCGCAAGAGGCCAATGGAATGGACGATCCTCGTGGAGCGGAGTGGAATGGTGAGGGTGCTTCTCCCATGACCGAGGGTCCTGCGCGTACCCCACAGGAAACTGCCGAGTggcagaagatcatcgaggaaTCCAGCTCTACTTCGGCAAAGGCAGATGCGGACTTCTACGAAACCGAGATGACTTGGGAGAACGAGCCTGCACTTGAGGCGGAGCA AATCTCCCAGATTGAGCACAAGATCGGTGCTGGTCTCATTGAGGAGGTCATTCAGGTTGCCGAGGCCGAACTCAAGTTGACCGACGAGCTGTACAAGGCCAAGGT TTgggaggagctggaagagaagCCTGCTCCAGGCCAATGGTCATATTTCGAGCGTGGCAACTAA
- a CDS encoding putative amino-acid permease: protein MAPRSISKHRLHTDQHHAPVTSVLADGDVPYADHEMDEDERVIVALGYKQEFKREFSLWTTFCVSFAVLGLLPSFASTLYYGMGYAGTAGMVWGWIIAMIFIQCIAMSMAELCSAMPTSGGLYYAAAVLAPPGYGPLAAWITGWSNWIGQITAAPSVDYALSAMILAAVSITNPDYVPTNWHTFLLTTLMMIMHAAISSMPTKRVAQFNSYGSTFNIIALIVTLIVIPAVAKNEPRFNSSKDVWGTISNQTDFPDGVAVLMTFVGVIWTMSGYDSPFHLSEECSNANIASPRAIVLTSGVGGLMGWFLQLVVAYTVVDIDAVIGSELGQPWASYLLQVLPQRAALGILGLTIICGFSMGQGCMVAASRVTYAYARDDCFPLSRIWKKVNVHTQTPVNAVILNAILGILMCLLILAGSVAIGALFSIGAIAQFVAFAIPIFIRVFFVGHRFRKGPWHLGPFGPYVGAVGVTFVALMVPILCLPSVIKGNLTPDVMNWTCLVYGAPMLAVWVWWWVDARKWFKGPKVNVEHSIHPFVSEGIEPEDLAPAVEVASPPAKLADDKL, encoded by the exons ATGGCACCCCGCAGCATCTCCAAACATCGCTTGCACACCGATCAGCATCATGCTCCCGTCACATCCGTCCTGGCAGACGGAGATGTCCCGTATGCGGACCATGAgatggatgaggatgagcggGTGATTGTGGCGCTGGGTTACAAGCAAGAGTTTAAGCGTGAATTCTCTCTGTGGACTACATTTTGTGTCAGCTTCGCCGTGCTCGGCCTGCTCCCGTCCTTTGCGAGTACGCTCTACTATG GTATGGGCTACGCCGGTACCGCGGGTATGGTCTGGGGATGGATCATTGCCATGATTTTCATCCAATGTATTGCAATGTCCATGGCTGAGCTGTGTTCCGCCATGCCAACGAG TGGAGGTCTCTACTACGCTGCGGCAGTCCTCGCACCCCCCGGATACGGTCCTCTTGCCGCTTGGATAACTGGGTGGTCCAACTGGATCGGACAGATCACCGCAGCACCGTCGGTGGACTATGCCTTGTCTGCGATGATCCTGGCGGCCGTGTCCATCACAAATCCGGACTATGTGCCGACCAACTGGCACACCTTCTTGCTGACCACGCTGATGATGATTATGCATGCCGCGATCAGCAGTATGCCTACCAAGCGAGTTGCGCAATTCAACTCGTACGGGTCGACGTTTAACATCATTGCCTTGATCGTCACGCTGATTGTCATCCCCGCCGTCGCCAAGAATGAACCCCGATTCAACTCCTCCAAGGACGTCTGGGGCACCATCTCCAATCAAACCGACTTCCCTGATGGGGTTGCAGTGCTCATGACCTTTGTCGGGGTCATCTGGACCATGTCCGGCTACGACTCCCCCTTCCACCTCAGTGAGGAGTGTTCCAATGCCAACATTGCATCACCGCGCGCCATCGTCTTAACCTCCGGCGTCGGCGGCCTGATGGGCTGGTTCCTCCAGCTGGTGGTCGCCTACACGGTTGTGGACATTGACGCCGTCATCGGCTCGGAACTCGGCCAGCCCTGGGCGTCCTATCTGCTGCAGGTGCTTCCGCAGAGAGCCGCCCTGGGCATTCTCGGATTGACCATTATCTGCGGATTCTCCATGGGTCAGGGCTGTATGGTCGCCGCGTCGCGGGTGACCTACGCCTATGCCCGAGATGACTGCTTCCCGCTGTCTCGGATCTGGAAGAAAGTCAACGTTCACACGCAGACTCCCGTCAATGCGGTGATTCTCAACGCTATCCTGGGGATCCTGATGTGTCTGTTGATTTTGGCCGGAAGTGTAGCTATCGGGGCGTTGTTCTCCATCGGCGCGATTGCGCAGTTTGTGGCTTTTGCcattcccatcttcatccgGGTCTTCTTTGTGGGCCATCGCTTCCGCAAGGGACCATGGCATCTGGGACCGTTTGGTCCGTATGTGGGTGCCGTGGGTGTCACCTTTGTGGCGCTGATGGTGCCAATCTTGTGTTTGCCTAGTGTGATCAAGGGCAATTTGACACCGGACGTCATGAATTGGACGTGTCTGGTGTACGGGGCACCGATGCTGGCGGTGTGGGtgtggtggtgggtggaCGCGCGGAAGTGGTTCAAAGGTCCCAAGGTCAATGTTGAGCATTCGATTCATCCGTTTGTCAGTGAGGGTATAGAGCCGGAGGATCTGGCTCCAGCGGTCGAGGTGGCGTCTCCTCCGGCCAAGCTTGCCGATGATAAGCTGTAA
- a CDS encoding Coatomer subunit beta, with protein sequence MRLDVKVDRNIADQDIFDIEAALCPLRAGEGNRYAHDVPRAELETTSKDATLTPFLIADFHPTEPWILTTLYSGHVYIWSYESQSIIKTFELTDVPVRAGRFIARKNWIVCGSDDFQLRVYNYNTSEKITSFEAHPDYIRSIAVHPTQPYVLTASDDMTIRLWDWEKGWKCVQVFEGHSHYVMGMAINPKDTNTFATACLDRTVKIWNLGSPHANFTLEAHETKGVNHVDYYPGSDKPYLLTTSDDKTVKVWDYTTKALIATLEGHTSNVSFACYHPELPVIISGSEDGTIKIWHANTYRLEQSLSYGLERAWCVSYQPGRQGIAMGFDDGAVVVKMGREEPAVSMDGSGKVIYARHSEVVSTVIKGDAGVKDGEPIMLPTKDLGQCEIYPQTLSHNPNGRFVSVCGDGEYIIYTALAWRNKAFGSALDFAWGSKDNSNDYAIRESATSVKIFKNFKEQPGGLDVGFQAEGLSDGVLLGVKGQGGIGLFDWDTGSLVRRIEADPKSVYWSESGELVTLACEDDFYVLRYSREAHIEGINNGEADEDGVEAAMELVATINETVRTGEWVGDCFIYTNSANRLNYLVGDQTYTISHFDQPMYVLGYLPRDGRIYLADKDVNVVSFALSLAVLQYETLILRGESEAAEEVLQDVPEDQMNKIARFLEGQGYKEQALQVATDPEHRFDLALSLNDLETALEIARAANVEHKWKAIGDAALASWNLALAQECFSQAKDVGSLLLLHTASNDREGLRALAAQASESGLHNVAFSTLWSLGDIDGCIDLLVKTNRLAEAVLFAQTYKPSRAPALVVQWKTSLEGSGKTKVARLIGVPPGAPDIISTDDDLFPEWDEYIRLEKEGSVPAQPSSESLIDINGEEEKETTTNGVSEKEEQEEEEEADVEAETESDAEDDE encoded by the exons ATGCGACTCGACGTCAAG GTTGATAGAAACATTGCTGACCAAGATATTTTTGATATAGAGGCAGCTCTTTGCCCGCTCCGAGCGGGTGAAGGGAATCGGTACGCTCACGACGTTCCCCGCGCAGAGCTCGAAACAACATCGAAGGACGCCACTCTGACACCTTTTCTTATTGCAGACTTCCACCCAACGGAGCCCTGGATTCTGACAACCCTCTACAGCG GTCACGTCTACATCTGGTCTTATGAATCACAG TCCATTATCAAAACTTTCGAACTCACCGACGTTCCCGTTCGAGCTGGTCGTTTTATTGCCCGGAAGAATTGGATTGTTTGCGGCTCCGATGATTTCCAGCTCCGTGTCTACAATTATAACACCTCCGAAAAGATCACATCCTTTGAGGCGCACCCAGATTACATCCGGTCAATCGCTGTTCACCCCACCCAGCCCTATGTTTTGACCGCAAGTGATGACATGACCATCCGATTGTGGGACTGGGAGAAAGGTTGGAAATGTGTTCAAGTCTTCGAGGGCCACAGCCACTACGTGATGGGCATGGCTATTAACCCCAAGGACACCAACACTTTCGCGACTGCTTGTCTGGACCGGACTGTGAAGATCTGGAATCTTGGCTCTCCCCATGCAAACTTCACATTGGAGGCTCACGAGACGAAAGGAGTGAATCACGTTGACTACTACCCGGGCTCGGACAAACCATATCTTCTTACAACCTCAGATGACAAGACAGTCAAG GTCTGGGATTACACGACCAAAGCCCTCATTGCGACCCTGGAAGGTCACACGAGCAATGTCTCTTTCGCTTGCTACCACCCCGAGCTTCCCGTCATCATCTCTGGTTCTGAAGATGGGACAATTAAGATCTGGCACGCCAACACCTACCGCCTTGAGCAGTCATTGAGCTACGGTTTGGAACGAGCATGGTGTGTTTCGTACCAGCCGGGCCGACAGGGAATCGCAATGGGTTTCGATGACGGTGCCGTGGTTGTGAAAATGGGACGCGAGGAACCTGCTGTGTCAATGGACGGATCGGGCAAGGTCATCTACGCCAGGCATAGCGAGGTTGTCTCAACTGTCATTAAGGGAGATGCTGGCGTGAAGGATGGCGAACCCATTATGCTTCCCACCAAGGATCTTGGACAGTGCGAGATTTATCCTCAAACATTGTCTCACAACCCCAATGGTCGCTTCGTTTCGGTTTGTGGAGACGGAGAGTACATCATTTACACCGCCCTTGCCTGGCGTAACAAAGCTTTCGGTTCCGCCCTCGATTTCGCCTGGGGTTCCAAGGATAATAGTAACGACTACGCTATCCGCGAGTCCGCTACGAGTgtgaagatcttcaagaacTTCAAGGAGCAACCGGGCGGTCTTGACGTTGGATTCCAAGCCGAAGGCCTAAGCGATGGTGTCCTACTTGGTGTCAAGGGACAAGGTGGCATTGGTCTCTTCGACTGGGACACCGGCAGCCTGGTCCGCCGAATCGAGGCTGACCCGAAATCT GTCTACTGGTCCGAATCTGGCGAACTCGTTACTCTTGCCTGCGAGGACGATTTCTATGTTCTTCGCTACTCTCGTGAGGCTCACATCGAGGGAATTAACAATGGCGAGGCTGACGAAGATGGTGTGGAGGCTGCCATGGAACTTGTTGCTACCATCAACGAGACCGTCCGTACTGGTGAGTGGGTTGGTGACTGCTTCATCTACACCAACTCCGCCAACCGCCTGAACTACCTTGTGGGAGACCAAACGTACACAATCTCCCACTTTGACCAGCCCATGTATGTGCTGGGTTATCTGCCCCGTGACGGACGGATCTACCTCGCCGACAAGGACGTCAACGTTGTCTCATTTGCTCTTTCCTTGGCTGTCCTGCAATATGAAACCCTTATTCTGCGAGGCGAGAGTGAAGCGGCCGAGGAGGTGCTGCAGGATGTTCCTGAAGACCAAATGAATAAGATTGCCCGGTTCCTCGAGGGACAAGGGTACAAGGAGCAGGCTCTTCAAGTTGCAACCGATCCAGAG CACCGATTCGACTTGGCACTTTCATTGAATGACCTGGAAACTGCTTTGGAGATTGCCCGTGCTGCCAATGTCGAGCACAAGTGGAAGGCCATTGGTGACGCTGCTTTGGCCAGCTGGAACCTTGCTCTGGCGCAAGAATGTTTCTCTCAAGCCAAGGATGTCGGCtcgctgttgctgctgcacACAGCCTCAAATGACCGGGAAGGTCTTCGCGCGCTCGCTGCCCAAGCTTCAGAGTCTGGCCTCCACAACGTTGCCTTTTCCACGCTCTGGTCCTTGGGTGATATTGATGGCTGCATTGATCTCCTCGTGAAGACCAACCGTCTCGCTGAAGCTGTTCTCTTCGCTCAGACTTACAAGCCCTCGCGCGCTCCCGCTCTCGTGGTGCAGTGGAAGACCTCCCTTGAAGGATCTGGTAAGACCAAGGTGGCCCGCTTGATCGGAGTTCCTCCCGGTGCCCCCGACATCATCTCGACTGACGATGATCTCTTCCCCGAGTGGGACGAGTATATTCGTCTCGAGAAAGAGGGATCCGTCCCCGCTCAACCTTCCTCTGAGTCTTTGATCGACATCAACggcgaagaggagaaggagacgaCCACAAACGGCGTgtctgagaaggaggaacaagaagaagaggaagaagccGACGTCGAGGCCGAGACTGAAAGCGAcgctgaggatgatgagTAA